The following coding sequences lie in one Chelmon rostratus isolate fCheRos1 chromosome 2, fCheRos1.pri, whole genome shotgun sequence genomic window:
- the LOC121613790 gene encoding tensin-2-like isoform X2 — protein sequence MEHVMERHYDFDLTYITERIISVFFLPDLEEQRYRRNLQEVASMLKSKHQDKFLLLNLSEKRHDITRLNPKVQDYGWPDLHAPPLDRICAVCKAMETWLTSDPHNVVVLHCKGNKGKTGVIVAAYMHYSKISAGADQALTTLAMRKFCEDKVSSSLQPSQNRYIYYFGGLLSGTIKMNSSPLFLHQVLIPSLPNFQAGGGFYPFLKIYQSLQLVYTSGVYDPQSSRARKLCVTIEPALLLKGDIMVKCYHRRSRAAEREVVFRVQFHTCTVHGAQLWFGKTELDLACTDDRFPPDATVEFIFSDGPEKMKGREYRKNDASIKVDYNTSDPVVRWDSYENFNLNHQDSLENISHTRGPLDGSLYAQVRKRRGPGSTASAASPNGCLTSSPTVKPQTPSQPQPLNYTSDSRRSSVPSDQLEEASSPINTASPSRRGDGEDGVKEKTRGKERDRETAILDDGDPSSPGALRRERLCCGRAGMKCADVMGWEREREPCLSNGHCLGRCSSIKKHPKSQTLPALPSKSVSPPPHSTHMELCHRHSAHPLPELPWERPPPPPPLPCLLRPCYPYSAPERTHPHSHTLPASNRLCTGEECHLFHYSSHNPASHLSHQSLPSSPYREMFFSSPTPSSGCPCPDCSSRQEHQSASVRTFHPLHPDQSENPHWPQGAGVQRTREAPPLWESENPWEVAREAEIWQCKSAMPAFRVCHSALDQGPNLEHPRYAIGPHQGYPSPQSLMDVRDGASSGYHTPPQPHHFCPCSPYQSSPAESHESRGYASGYHSGSASPLPASSPSPGRGRLPETPSASRAEHHKVEKAVAIVEDDISQGSEGKNGQSSTPGLDSDHDYTVIGSSSPTHTEDSVTADSPPQNQETSTHLESNVNSGNNITPVPRETQTQSSNISMNSSQPSSESLSSDGGLGAAKITGGAEGSNQLQSSSYATVIIAPVQVQLNGSAIPGESPSDSSRGASMNPSASLSSSPSTTSPNSPIGSPDLQSSPQRSASAIDAAGQRLTPDRDSSADTKPPSPVPDGYHTPTFPLASYYYPLLNVPHVPYTGYTAITIPAIQPPLPEKKRLSTTPGSLNGHNSLLRASSAHSPTHHVTFSPSVGEQRRGSAQHSCREETDIRVNAKFVQDSSKYWYKPGISRDQAIAVLKDKEPGTFLIRDSNSFQGAYGLALKVATPPPNANIIGSKGDPLEQLVRHFLIETGPRGVKIKGCQNESYFGSLSALVYQHSITPISLPCALRIPEKDLVGELQEIQSATNTSTAADLLKQGAACNVLYLNSVETESLTGPEAVSKATKCTLALNPRPAATVVHFKVSSQGITLTDSKRRLFFRRHYPINSVTFSSLDPQDQRWTNSDSTSSKMFGFVARRTGSATENVCHLFAEMDPEQPAVAIVNFINKVMLGPQLHR from the exons ATGGAGCATGTGATGGAGCGCCACTATGATTTTGACCTCACCTACATCACAGAGAGGATcatctctgtcttcttcctgcCGGACCTGGAGGAGCAGCGGTACCGCAGAAACCTACAGGAAGTGGCCTCCATGCTTAAATCCAAGCACCAAGACAAGTTCTTG CTACTAAATCTATCAGAGAAGAGACATGACATCACCAGACTTAACCCAAAG GTGCAGGACTACGGCTGGCCCGATCTTCACGCCCCGCCCCTGGACAGGATTTGTGCCGTTTGTAAAGCCATGGAGACCTGGCTGACTTCTGACCCCCACAATGTAGTGGTCCTCCACTGCAAG GGTAACAAAGGCAAGACGGGGGTCATTGTGGCAGCCTACATGCACTACAGCAAGATATCAGCTGG AGCCGACCAGGCTCTAACCACGCTAGCAATGAGAAAGTTCTGCGAGGACAaagtctcctcttctctgcagcCCTCTCAGAACAG GTACATCTACTATTTTGGCGGTTTGCTGTCCGGTACCATCAAAATGAACAGCAGTCCTCTGTTCCTCCACCAGGTCCTCATTCCATCACTACCAAACTTCCAGGCGGGAGGAG GTTTCTACCCTTTCCTGAAAATCTACCAGTCTCTACAGCTGGTCTACACCTCAGGCGTCTA tgATCCCCAGAGCTCCAGGGCACGGAAGCTGTGTGTGACTATAGAGCCAGCACTATTATTAAAGGGGGACATCATG GTGAAGTGCTACCACCGGCGGAGtcgagcagcagagagggaggtggtGTTCAGAGTCCAGTTCCACACCTGCACCGTTCACGGAGCCCAGCTGTGGTTTGGCAAGACTGAACTGGACCTGGCCTGCACAG ATGACAGGTTCCCTCCAGATGCTACAGTCGAGTTTATCTTCTCTGATGGGCCAGAAAAAATGAAAG GTCGAGAATACCGCAAGAATGACGCCTCCATTAAAGTGGACTACAATACCTCAGACCCGGTGGTCAGGTGGGATTCTTATGAGAATTTTAACCTGAACCACCAAGACAGCTTGGAAA ATATCTCTCATACGAGGGGCCCTCTGGACGGCAGCCTGTACGCTCAGGTGAGGAAGCGTCGCGGGCCGGGCTCCACTGCCTCAGCAGCATCACCTAACGGGTGCCTAACTAGCAGCCCAACGGTCAAGCCTCAAACTCCCAGCCAGCCCCAGCCTCTCAACTACACCTCTGACTCTCGCCGCTCCTCAGTCCCCTCTGATCAACTGGAGGAAGCCTCCTCGCCCATAAACACTGCCAGTCCATCGAGGAGAGGAGACGGGGAGGATGGAGTGAAGGAGAAAacaagagggaaagaaagggacagagagactgCTATTTTAGATGACGGAGACCCATCAAGTCCTGGAGCTCTGAGGCGAGAGCGCTTGTGTTGCGGTCGAGCAGGTATGAAGTGTGCTGATGTGATGGGATGGGAGAGGGAACGAGAGCCCTGCCTTTCTAATGGTCATTGTCTTGGCCGttgcagcagcattaaaaagcATCCAAAAAGCCAAACTCTGCCGGCTTTACCGTCCAAATCTGTGTCTCCGCCTCCTCATTCAACTCATATGGAACTCTGCCATCGACACAGTGCCCATCCTTTACCAGAGTTACCATGGGAACGTccgcccccacccccacccctgccCTGTCTCCTCAGGCCCTGCTACCCTTATTCCGCCCCTGAACGCACCCACCCGCACAGCCACACCCTCCCGGCCTCAAACAGACTCTGCACTGGTGAAGAGTGTCACCTCTTCCATTACTCCAGCCACAATCCAGCGTCTCATCTCTCCCATCAGTCGCTGCCCTCCAGCCCTTACAGGGAAATGTTCTTCAGCTCTCCAACACCATCCTCTGGCTGCCCCTGTCCGGACTGCTCCAGTAGGCAAGAGCACCAATCAGCCTCAGTTAGAACATTCCACCCATTGCACCCCGACCAATCGGAAAACCCACACTGGCCCCAAGGAGCAGGGGTGCAACGAACAAGAGAGGCGCCTCCACTGTGGGAAAGTGAAAATCCATGGGAGGTGGCAAGAGAGGCGGAAATCTGGCAGTGTAAATCAGCCATGCCGGCATTTCGTGTCTGCCACTCCGCTTTGGATCAGGGTCCAAACCTGGAGCATCCTAGATATGCCATCGGGCCTCACCAGGGCTACCCCAGCCCCCAGTCTCTGATGGATGTGCGGGATGGAGCCAGCAGTGGGTACCACACCCCTCCGCAGCCCCACCACTTCTGTCCCTGCTCTCCTTATCAGTCATCCCCAGCCGAGAGCCATGAGAGCCGGGGTTACGCCTCAGGGTACCATTCTGGATCTGCCTCGCCTCTGCCTGCCAGTAGCCCCTCTCCTGGGAGAGGCAGGCTGCCCGAGACCCCCTCTGCATCTAGAGCTGAGCATCACAAAG TGGAAAAAGCTGTTGCCATCGTAGAGGATGACATATCCCAGGGTTCAGAGGGTAAAAATGGCCAGTCAAGCACCCCTGGACTGGACTCTGATCATGACTACACAGTCATTGGTAGCagcagtcccacacacacagaagacag TGTAACTGCTGATAGCCCTCCTCAAAACCAAGAAACCTCTACACATCTGGAGTCCAACGTAAACAGTGGCAATAATATCACACCAGTACCAAGAGAAACTCAAACCCAAAGTTCCAACATATCCATGAACTCCTCACAGCCATCAAGTGAGAGCTTGAGCTCTGATGGTGGGCTTGGGGCAGCTAAGATCACAGGGGGTGCAGAGGGATCTAATCAGTTACAGAGTTCAAGCTATGCCACTGTCATCATCGCTCCTGTCCAAGTGCAACTGAATGGCTCTGCCATCCCCGGTGAGTCcccatctgacagcagcagaggtgcaTCCATGAACCCTTCTGCCAGTCTGAGTTCTAGCCCATCCACCACTTCCCCAAATTCTCCTATTGGCTCCCCGGACCTCCAGTCTTCTCCCCAGCGATCCGCATCAGCCATAGATGCAGCAGGACAAAGACTGACTCCAGACAGAGACAGCTCAGCCGACACCAAACCGCCATCTCCTGTGCCCGACGGATATCACACACCAACCTTCCCCTTAGCATCCTATTACTACCCATTGCTAAATGTCCCTCATGTACCGTACACCGGGTACACTGCAATCACCATCCCCGCCATCCAGCCACCGCTCCCGGAGAAGAAGCGGCTTTCAACCACACCAGGATCCCTGAATGGGCACAACTCTCTGCTCCGGGCCTCCTCAGCTCATTCCCCCACACACCATGTTactttctccccctctgtggGAGAGCAGAGACGGGGGTCGGCACAACACAGCTGTAGGGAGGAGACAGACATCAGGGTCAATGCTAAGTTTGTCCAGGACAGCTCCAAGTACTGGTATAAACCGGGCATCTCCAGAGACCAAG CCATAGCTGTTTTGAAGGATAAGGAACCAGGAACTTTCCTCATCAGAGATAGTAACTCCTTCCAGGGGGCCTATGGCCTGGCCCTCAAGGTGGCCACCCCACCTCCTAACGCCAACATCATTGGCAGCAAAG GGGATCCTCTGGAACAGCTGGTGAGACACTTCCTTATCGAGACTGGGCCACGGGGAGTGAAGATCAAGGGCTGTCAGAACGAGTCCTACTTCG GAAGTTTATCTGCCCTGGTGTACCAGCATTCAATAACTCCCATCTCTCTGCCATGTGCCCTTCGCATCCCAGAAAAAG ACCTGGTTGGAGAGCTTCAGGAGATTCAGAGTGCAACAAACACCAGCACAGCGGCCGACCTCCTCAAACAAGGAGCAG CTTGCAACGTGCTCTACCTGAACTCTGTGGAAACCGAGTCGTTGACGGGGCCCGAGGCTGTTTCCAAGGCAACCAAGTGTACTTTGGCTCTGAATCCACGTCCAGCTGCAACAGTGGTCCACTTCAAAGTGTCTTCTCAGGGCATCACTCTGACCGACAGCAAAAGAAG gctgtttttcaggAGACACTACCCCATCAACAGTGTGACTTTTAGCAGTCTTGACCCCCAAGACCAGAG GTGGACTAATTCTGATAGCACATCAAGCAA GATGTTTGGCTTCGTGGCGAGGCGGACGGGCAGCGCTACGGAGAACGTGTGTcacctgtttgcagagatgGACCCCGAGCAGCCAGCTGTGGCCATTGTCAACTTTATCAACAAAGTCATGCTGGGACCACAGCTACACAGATGA
- the LOC121613790 gene encoding tensin-2-like isoform X3 has product MSRNKSEKQAMEHVMERHYDFDLTYITERIISVFFLPDLEEQRYRRNLQEVASMLKSKHQDKFLLLNLSEKRHDITRLNPKVQDYGWPDLHAPPLDRICAVCKAMETWLTSDPHNVVVLHCKGNKGKTGVIVAAYMHYSKISAGADQALTTLAMRKFCEDKVSSSLQPSQNRYIYYFGGLLSGTIKMNSSPLFLHQVLIPSLPNFQAGGGFYPFLKIYQSLQLVYTSGVYDPQSSRARKLCVTIEPALLLKGDIMVKCYHRRSRAAEREVVFRVQFHTCTVHGAQLWFGKTELDLACTDDRFPPDATVEFIFSDGPEKMKGREYRKNDASIKVDYNTSDPVVRWDSYENFNLNHQDSLENISHTRGPLDGSLYAQVRKRRGPGSTASAASPNGCLTSSPTVKPQTPSQPQPLNYTSDSRRSSVPSDQLEEASSPINTASPSRRGDGEDGVKEKTRGKERDRETAILDDGDPSSPGALRRERLCCGRAGMKCADVMGWEREREPCLSNGHCLGRCSSIKKHPKSQTLPALPSKSVSPPPHSTHMELCHRHSAHPLPELPWERPPPPPPLPCLLRPCYPYSAPERTHPHSHTLPASNRLCTGEECHLFHYSSHNPASHLSHQSLPSSPYREMFFSSPTPSSGCPCPDCSSRQEHQSASVRTFHPLHPDQSENPHWPQGAGVQRTREAPPLWESENPWEVAREAEIWQCKSAMPAFRVCHSALDQGPNLEHPRYAIGPHQGYPSPQSLMDVRDGASSGYHTPPQPHHFCPCSPYQSSPAESHESRGYASGYHSGSASPLPASSPSPGRGRLPETPSASRAEHHKVEKAVAIVEDDISQGSEGKNGQSSTPGLDSDHDYTVIGSSSPTHTEDSVTADSPPQNQETSTHLESNVNSGNNITPVPRETQTQSSNISMNSSQPSSESLSSDGGLGAAKITGGAEGSNQLQSSSYATVIIAPVQVQLNGSAIPGESPSDSSRGASMNPSASLSSSPSTTSPNSPIGSPDLQSSPQRSASAIDAAGQRLTPDRDSSADTKPPSPVPDGYHTPTFPLASYYYPLLNVPHVPYTGYTAITIPAIQPPLPEKKRLSTTPGSLNGHNSLLRASSAHSPTHHVTFSPSVGEQRRGSAQHSCREETDIRVNAKFVQDSSKYWYKPGISRDQAIAVLKDKEPGTFLIRDSNSFQGAYGLALKVATPPPNANIIGSKGDPLEQLVRHFLIETGPRGVKIKGCQNESYFGSLSALVYQHSITPISLPCALRIPEKDLVGELQEIQSATNTSTAADLLKQGAACNVLYLNSVETESLTGPEAVSKATKCTLALNPRPAATVVHFKVSSQGITLTDSKRRLFFRRHYPINSVTFSSLDPQDQRMFGFVARRTGSATENVCHLFAEMDPEQPAVAIVNFINKVMLGPQLHR; this is encoded by the exons ATGTCCAGGAATAAAAGTGAGAAGCAAGCGATGGAGCATGTGATGGAGCGCCACTATGATTTTGACCTCACCTACATCACAGAGAGGATcatctctgtcttcttcctgcCGGACCTGGAGGAGCAGCGGTACCGCAGAAACCTACAGGAAGTGGCCTCCATGCTTAAATCCAAGCACCAAGACAAGTTCTTG CTACTAAATCTATCAGAGAAGAGACATGACATCACCAGACTTAACCCAAAG GTGCAGGACTACGGCTGGCCCGATCTTCACGCCCCGCCCCTGGACAGGATTTGTGCCGTTTGTAAAGCCATGGAGACCTGGCTGACTTCTGACCCCCACAATGTAGTGGTCCTCCACTGCAAG GGTAACAAAGGCAAGACGGGGGTCATTGTGGCAGCCTACATGCACTACAGCAAGATATCAGCTGG AGCCGACCAGGCTCTAACCACGCTAGCAATGAGAAAGTTCTGCGAGGACAaagtctcctcttctctgcagcCCTCTCAGAACAG GTACATCTACTATTTTGGCGGTTTGCTGTCCGGTACCATCAAAATGAACAGCAGTCCTCTGTTCCTCCACCAGGTCCTCATTCCATCACTACCAAACTTCCAGGCGGGAGGAG GTTTCTACCCTTTCCTGAAAATCTACCAGTCTCTACAGCTGGTCTACACCTCAGGCGTCTA tgATCCCCAGAGCTCCAGGGCACGGAAGCTGTGTGTGACTATAGAGCCAGCACTATTATTAAAGGGGGACATCATG GTGAAGTGCTACCACCGGCGGAGtcgagcagcagagagggaggtggtGTTCAGAGTCCAGTTCCACACCTGCACCGTTCACGGAGCCCAGCTGTGGTTTGGCAAGACTGAACTGGACCTGGCCTGCACAG ATGACAGGTTCCCTCCAGATGCTACAGTCGAGTTTATCTTCTCTGATGGGCCAGAAAAAATGAAAG GTCGAGAATACCGCAAGAATGACGCCTCCATTAAAGTGGACTACAATACCTCAGACCCGGTGGTCAGGTGGGATTCTTATGAGAATTTTAACCTGAACCACCAAGACAGCTTGGAAA ATATCTCTCATACGAGGGGCCCTCTGGACGGCAGCCTGTACGCTCAGGTGAGGAAGCGTCGCGGGCCGGGCTCCACTGCCTCAGCAGCATCACCTAACGGGTGCCTAACTAGCAGCCCAACGGTCAAGCCTCAAACTCCCAGCCAGCCCCAGCCTCTCAACTACACCTCTGACTCTCGCCGCTCCTCAGTCCCCTCTGATCAACTGGAGGAAGCCTCCTCGCCCATAAACACTGCCAGTCCATCGAGGAGAGGAGACGGGGAGGATGGAGTGAAGGAGAAAacaagagggaaagaaagggacagagagactgCTATTTTAGATGACGGAGACCCATCAAGTCCTGGAGCTCTGAGGCGAGAGCGCTTGTGTTGCGGTCGAGCAGGTATGAAGTGTGCTGATGTGATGGGATGGGAGAGGGAACGAGAGCCCTGCCTTTCTAATGGTCATTGTCTTGGCCGttgcagcagcattaaaaagcATCCAAAAAGCCAAACTCTGCCGGCTTTACCGTCCAAATCTGTGTCTCCGCCTCCTCATTCAACTCATATGGAACTCTGCCATCGACACAGTGCCCATCCTTTACCAGAGTTACCATGGGAACGTccgcccccacccccacccctgccCTGTCTCCTCAGGCCCTGCTACCCTTATTCCGCCCCTGAACGCACCCACCCGCACAGCCACACCCTCCCGGCCTCAAACAGACTCTGCACTGGTGAAGAGTGTCACCTCTTCCATTACTCCAGCCACAATCCAGCGTCTCATCTCTCCCATCAGTCGCTGCCCTCCAGCCCTTACAGGGAAATGTTCTTCAGCTCTCCAACACCATCCTCTGGCTGCCCCTGTCCGGACTGCTCCAGTAGGCAAGAGCACCAATCAGCCTCAGTTAGAACATTCCACCCATTGCACCCCGACCAATCGGAAAACCCACACTGGCCCCAAGGAGCAGGGGTGCAACGAACAAGAGAGGCGCCTCCACTGTGGGAAAGTGAAAATCCATGGGAGGTGGCAAGAGAGGCGGAAATCTGGCAGTGTAAATCAGCCATGCCGGCATTTCGTGTCTGCCACTCCGCTTTGGATCAGGGTCCAAACCTGGAGCATCCTAGATATGCCATCGGGCCTCACCAGGGCTACCCCAGCCCCCAGTCTCTGATGGATGTGCGGGATGGAGCCAGCAGTGGGTACCACACCCCTCCGCAGCCCCACCACTTCTGTCCCTGCTCTCCTTATCAGTCATCCCCAGCCGAGAGCCATGAGAGCCGGGGTTACGCCTCAGGGTACCATTCTGGATCTGCCTCGCCTCTGCCTGCCAGTAGCCCCTCTCCTGGGAGAGGCAGGCTGCCCGAGACCCCCTCTGCATCTAGAGCTGAGCATCACAAAG TGGAAAAAGCTGTTGCCATCGTAGAGGATGACATATCCCAGGGTTCAGAGGGTAAAAATGGCCAGTCAAGCACCCCTGGACTGGACTCTGATCATGACTACACAGTCATTGGTAGCagcagtcccacacacacagaagacag TGTAACTGCTGATAGCCCTCCTCAAAACCAAGAAACCTCTACACATCTGGAGTCCAACGTAAACAGTGGCAATAATATCACACCAGTACCAAGAGAAACTCAAACCCAAAGTTCCAACATATCCATGAACTCCTCACAGCCATCAAGTGAGAGCTTGAGCTCTGATGGTGGGCTTGGGGCAGCTAAGATCACAGGGGGTGCAGAGGGATCTAATCAGTTACAGAGTTCAAGCTATGCCACTGTCATCATCGCTCCTGTCCAAGTGCAACTGAATGGCTCTGCCATCCCCGGTGAGTCcccatctgacagcagcagaggtgcaTCCATGAACCCTTCTGCCAGTCTGAGTTCTAGCCCATCCACCACTTCCCCAAATTCTCCTATTGGCTCCCCGGACCTCCAGTCTTCTCCCCAGCGATCCGCATCAGCCATAGATGCAGCAGGACAAAGACTGACTCCAGACAGAGACAGCTCAGCCGACACCAAACCGCCATCTCCTGTGCCCGACGGATATCACACACCAACCTTCCCCTTAGCATCCTATTACTACCCATTGCTAAATGTCCCTCATGTACCGTACACCGGGTACACTGCAATCACCATCCCCGCCATCCAGCCACCGCTCCCGGAGAAGAAGCGGCTTTCAACCACACCAGGATCCCTGAATGGGCACAACTCTCTGCTCCGGGCCTCCTCAGCTCATTCCCCCACACACCATGTTactttctccccctctgtggGAGAGCAGAGACGGGGGTCGGCACAACACAGCTGTAGGGAGGAGACAGACATCAGGGTCAATGCTAAGTTTGTCCAGGACAGCTCCAAGTACTGGTATAAACCGGGCATCTCCAGAGACCAAG CCATAGCTGTTTTGAAGGATAAGGAACCAGGAACTTTCCTCATCAGAGATAGTAACTCCTTCCAGGGGGCCTATGGCCTGGCCCTCAAGGTGGCCACCCCACCTCCTAACGCCAACATCATTGGCAGCAAAG GGGATCCTCTGGAACAGCTGGTGAGACACTTCCTTATCGAGACTGGGCCACGGGGAGTGAAGATCAAGGGCTGTCAGAACGAGTCCTACTTCG GAAGTTTATCTGCCCTGGTGTACCAGCATTCAATAACTCCCATCTCTCTGCCATGTGCCCTTCGCATCCCAGAAAAAG ACCTGGTTGGAGAGCTTCAGGAGATTCAGAGTGCAACAAACACCAGCACAGCGGCCGACCTCCTCAAACAAGGAGCAG CTTGCAACGTGCTCTACCTGAACTCTGTGGAAACCGAGTCGTTGACGGGGCCCGAGGCTGTTTCCAAGGCAACCAAGTGTACTTTGGCTCTGAATCCACGTCCAGCTGCAACAGTGGTCCACTTCAAAGTGTCTTCTCAGGGCATCACTCTGACCGACAGCAAAAGAAG gctgtttttcaggAGACACTACCCCATCAACAGTGTGACTTTTAGCAGTCTTGACCCCCAAGACCAGAG GATGTTTGGCTTCGTGGCGAGGCGGACGGGCAGCGCTACGGAGAACGTGTGTcacctgtttgcagagatgGACCCCGAGCAGCCAGCTGTGGCCATTGTCAACTTTATCAACAAAGTCATGCTGGGACCACAGCTACACAGATGA